Proteins from a single region of Parambassis ranga chromosome 18, fParRan2.1, whole genome shotgun sequence:
- the mrpl52 gene encoding large ribosomal subunit protein mL52 has product MAAPIRTLCCSVFRHTSRQFSTTCAVRGGEKWRTEHGLARSGTEYGPLTDLPDWSYADGRPAPPLKGQLRRRKEKEALARRIVMLSSEMDRGIEMQKQKEAEAKRMEEHKKSLLLKPKGKLLMKKKSQS; this is encoded by the exons ATGGCGGCTCCCATCAGGACGCTGTGCTGCTCAG tgtttagACACACAAGCCGACAGTTCAGTACAACGTGTGCAGTACGAGGTGGAGAGAAATGGAGGACAGA aCATGGGCTTGCTAGAAGTGGCACAGAATACGGACCTCTGACAGATCTTCCTGATTGGTCATATGCAG acggGCGGCCAGCGCCTCCATTAAAAGGCCAGCTGAGaagaaggaaagagaaagaagctTTAGCT agacGTATTGTGATGCTGAGCTCGGAGATGGACAGAGGAATAGAGATGCAGAAGCAGAAGGAGGCGGAGGCCAAAAGAATGGAAgagcacaaaaagtctcttctACTCAAACCCAAGGGGAAGCTGTTAATGAAGAAGAAGTCTCAAAGTTAG
- the ajuba gene encoding LIM domain-containing protein ajuba codes for MDRPISKLLEKLKLTDSGSVKFNSSKKKHDSASNSNNSNANAGSGGGSGLPPAPSSAAAASPSRPSQFSPASVTTSDPCVPARGGGGGGGGGGGGAGGMGMPPSQLITPPTSSNIPQEAEQPLHPTTLAPLRRPSPQQRASCYLGEGVDSHLRRESGLGPECDPLGVYGSKSSLNQRRYSLELQQLVRRQQLLSQPPPLSVPPPYPATAGYGSAPRGGAGGLVEPGYLPEPERHKRFSLQEALFYKRLSTGSELWESTRPASLSHPPHRPSDMTSAGVGGGFFYPQGPTLSPCSSFSLQESVLASPRSSFASSTASGGGGGSPMGSRCSSNRTSGISLGYDSRYSASGVLPPQQQSSSMQSGGSAAGYGAPGRAGVTSVEAWTQYLDGGMRPGAHDSRHSYPPAVGSPAATCYQAAPEWWDEQQAGVRGKEAGVMGDRARYSDLPGTRYQEELTRLLLRDAALEGEGLLEGLRLKEQSLSKSATVPMGPSTGCPVKPQEDSGVGAGREAAETRQEFFGTCVKCGKGVYGADNACQALENLYHTRCFTCVSCGRTLRNKDFYNVNGSVYCKEDYMFSGFQAAAEKCSVCGHLILEQILQALGNAYHPGCFRCVVCSKALDGVPFTVDQHSNIYCVADYNKTFAPKCAACLQPILPTEGSEEILRVVSMNKDYHFECYHCEECGKQLSDKPGSQCFPLDSHLLCHSCHMSRVCATHNIPPHNAH; via the exons atggaCAGACCGATAAGCAAATTATTGGAGAAGTTAAAGCTGACGGACTCGGGCAGTGTGAAATTCAACAGTTCAAAGAAAAAACACGACTCTGCCAGCAACTCTAATAACAGTAACGCCAACGCTGGCAGTGGAGGGGGCAGCGGTCTGCCACCAGCtcccagctctgctgctgccgcctcgCCCTCAAGACCCAGCCAGTTCTCGCCTGCCTCTGTAACCACAAGTGATCCATGTGTtccagccagaggaggaggaggaggaggtggtggtggtggtggtggtgcaggagGGATGGGGATGCCTCCCTCTCAACTGATCACACCACCAACTTCCTCCAACATACCTCAAGAGGCAGAGCAACCACTTCACCCCACCACCTTGGCACCGCTCAGGCGTCCCTCCCCCCAGCAGCGAGCTTCCTGTTACCTGGGTGAAGGTGTGGATTCCCACCTCAGGCGTGAGTCTGGCCTCGGCCCCGAGTGTGACCCGCTGGGGGTGTATGGATCTAAGTCGTCTCTCAATCAAAGACGCTACTCCCTGGAACTCCAGCAGCTGGTCAGACgacagcagctcctctcacAGCCACCTCCTCTCTCCGTACCCCCGCCGTACCCTGCCACGGCAGGATATGGCTCGGCTCCGAGAGGCGGTGCAGGTGGCCTCGTTGAGCCTGGCTACCTCCCTGAACCTGAGAGGCACAAACGCTTCTCTCTCCAGGAAGCTCTTTTCTACAAACGCCTCAGCACGGGCAGCGAACTGTGGGAGAGTACCAGGCCCGCATCCCTGTCCCATCCACCACATCGCCCCTCTGATATGACCAGTGCAGGTGTAGGAGGGGGCTTCTTTTACCCCCAAGGACCAACCCTGAGCCCATGCTCATCATTCAGCCTCCAGGAGTCTGTGCTGGCCAGCCCCAGGTCCAGCTTTGCCTCCAGCACAGCCAgcggcggaggaggaggaagcccCATGGGCAGCCGCTGCAGCAGCAACCGGACCAGTGGCATCAGTCTAGGCTATGACTCTCGCTACTCAGCGTCTGGAGTCCtacctccacagcagcagtcctCCTCCATGCAGAGCGGAGGCTCTGCAGCTGGTTATGGAGCTCCAGGCAGGGCTGGTGTAACCTCTGTGGAGGCCTGGACTCAGTACCTGGATGGAGGGATGCGTCCTGGTGCACATGACAGCCGTCACTCCTACCCACCTGCAGTGGGAAGTCCAGCTGCCACATGCTACCAGGCAGCTCCAGAATGGTGGGATGAGCAGCAGGCAGGTGTGAGGGGCAAAGAGGCAGGTGTTATGGGAGACAGGGCTCGATACTCGGACCTGCCTGGAACCCGGTACCAGGAAGAGCTGACCCGACTTCTGCTGAGAGATGCAGCGTTAGAAGGCGAGGGGCTTCTGGAGGGCCTGAGGCTGAAGGAGCAGTCTCTTTCCAAATCGGCCACAGTACCAATGGGGCCCTCAACCGGATGTCCAGTCAAACCTCAGGAGGACTCAGGAGTCGGAGCTGgaagagaagctgcagagacCCGCCAGGAGTTCTTTG GAACTTGCGTAAAGTGTGGGAAAGGCGTGTACGGGGCGGACAATGCCTGCCAGGCTCTGGAAAACCTCTATCACACCCGCTGCTTCACCTGTGTGTCCTGTG GACGCACCCTGAGAAACAAGGACTTTTACAATGTCAACGGCTCTGTGTACTGTAAAGAGGATTACATG TTTTCAGGATtccaggctgcagctgagaagtgtagtgtgtgtggccaccTTATTCTGGAGCAG ATCCTGCAGGCTCTCGGGAACGCGTACCATCCCGGATGTTTCCGCTGTGTGGTGTGCTCTAAGGCTCTGGATGGGGTGCCTTTCACCGTGGACCAACACAGCAACATCTACTGCGTTGCAGACTATAACAA GACTTTTGCCCCAAAGTGTGCTGCCTGTTTACAACCCATCCTACCTACTGAG GGCAGTGAGGAGATCCTCAGGGTCGTGTCTATGAACAAGGACTATCACTTTGAGTGCTACCACTGTGAG gAGTGTGGTAAGCAGCTCTCCGATAAGCCCGGCTCGCAGTGCTTCCCTCTGGACTCTCATCTCCTCTGCCACTCCTGTCATATGAGCAGAGTGTGTGCCACACACAACATTCCCCCTCACAACGCACACTGA
- the acin1b gene encoding apoptotic chromatin condensation inducer 1b isoform X2, producing MADEDITLDGKPLQSLRVADLKAALEQRNLPKSGPKNALIKRLKGALMLENLQKSSSSHSGLQPNSQIGEEMCQNSFIKQYLAKQQELLRQRLEREAQQDEEADESPAVAEEDEEHSDNDTSSYVSEKLRTIPSQPSLARHDERGGGGDADAMMGHSLGLTLHHQESPEAPGARMQRGTFHQGHKEPLAPSPPRAVASLSVRVLGQPDRQGLPPALPRAQEKEGTAPSEPGSAHPVLHLSRSAGGAAGSHVQEDSDEGDDGDDESDDDEDWGPGPGGVRKGNRAPALPQQLPPSVPRSKRKLQPPQHIPPPQSPPDLDQQEREGRGPRVGAFPPSGMQRQDSDSSSRSSSPEPPVKRRPGPLSLLVHKMESEGAFCGADDTSAAGMSGATATPSTTVAPPQRLEAKKQQEIREMEQERQLKEEREKERQQELEKERRKTLELEREKKRLEEEQEKQRKQLEEEKQRKKVEHDNEKKRREERQRKEEQEKKQETTSKGRVVVTVAQVSGSSSDSDSSSQSSQTSSSPARPLKKAVPGQAAEDAKQTNLNKGAEKRYLSKREVSEPSAAAVTEVEPNSESTMAQQPASGAEPENNEGQVEESTTPKAFAARKISITSSKTSPATTDGGAGEPETGTAAGRKRRWGSSTAVTAKKPSISITTDSLKSLIPDIKINQDAVVELHPEELQLSGDEENMETSRDDPDKGLKIRRTVTQVVPGDNQENGQTNEEEDEEEVEQTDKEKQRRTSRDKRKSSLSEEASETQTSVNLDEEAKKVTPSDSLVRRSISQQKSGVSVTIDDPVRMTRQPSPPRGKVSNIIHVTNLVRPFTLGQLKELLNQTGSVVEEGFWIDKIKSHCFVTYATTEEAVATRVALHGVKWPQSNPKVLNVDFSEQDELDFHKGVLRPDREEDHVAQPAVPQNQLPPLMPERDRDRDRDRDRDRDRDREQRDRGVRDLWAERQREMERREKARGEREWDRDKVREFARPGEDGHRSRSRERERRRRERGKSKERKTDKKEKGDEPPAKLLDDLFLKTKAAPCIYWLPLTEEQAAQRLLDRTERQKERERKRKEQEEEDKKREEEKRERLKAREKDSSAAAGGGAAGRGADGDRERDRGRDREGDKKNDRPRRSPPGAGSRRRSRSRSNPRDRRR from the exons ATGGCGGACGAAGATATTACGCTTGATGGAAAACCTCTACAATCGCTCCGAGTAGCGGATTTGAAAGCCGCGCTGGAGCAAAGAAACCTCCCAAAAAGCGGGCCCAAAAACGCACTTATTAAGCGACTGAAAGGG GCTCTGATGTTGGAAAACCTACAGAAGTCATCCTCCTCCCACAGCGGCCTGCAGCCCAACTCTCAG ATTGGGGAAGAGATGTGCCAGAACAGCTTTATAAAACAATACCTGGCCAAGCAGCAGGAGCTCCTTCGGCAGAGACTGGAGAGAGAGGCCCAGCAGGACGAAGAGGCTGATG AAAGCCCAGCTGtagcagaggaggatgaagagcactCAGACAATGACACTTCTTCCTATGTCTCTGAAAAG CTTCGGACAATACCATCCCAGCCCTCACTGGCCAGACATGacgagagaggaggaggaggagacgctgATGCTATGATGGGCCATAGCCTTGGTCTTACCCTCCACCACCAGGAATCTCCTGAGGCTCCAGGAGCTAGGATGCAGCGAGGCACCTTTCACCAAGGACACAAGGAGCCGCTGGCCCCCTCTCCACCCCGTGCCGTTGCTTCCCTGTCCGTACGTGTCCTGGGACAGCCTGACCGTCAAGGGCTCCCTCCTGCTTTACCTCGAGCCCAGGAGAAGGAGGGCACTGCACCAAGTGAACCGGGATCGGCTCACCCGGTCCTCCACCTCAGCCGATCTGCTGGGGGTGCGGCAGGAAGTCATGTCCAGGAGGacagtgatgaaggtgatgatgggGATGAtgagagtgatgatgatgaggactgGGGGCCCGGTCCTGGCGGAGTACGAAAGGGAAACAGAGCACCTGCCCTGCCGCAGCAGTTGCCCCCTAGTGTCCCAAGATCCAAGCGCAAGCTTCAGCCTCCGCAGCACATTCCACCACCACAG AGTCCACCAGATCTGGATCAACAAGAGAGAGAAGGTCGTGGCCCAAGGGTGGGCGCTTTCCCACCTTCTGGCATGCAGAGGCAAGACTCAGACTCCAGCTCCCGTTCCAGCAGTCCTGAGCCCCCTGTCAAGCGCAGGCCAGGGCCCCTTTCCCTGCTTGTACACAAGATGGAATCAGAGGGGGCATTTTGTGGAGCAGATGACACATCGGCTGCTGGTATGTCAGGGGCGACAGCAACACCTTCCACGACTGTGGCTCCACCGCAAAGACTGGAGGCAAAGAAGCAACAAGAGATCAGAGAGATGGAGCAAGAGAggcagctgaaggaggagagggagaaagaacgacagcaggagctggagaaggaaaggaggaaaacaCTAGAgctggaaagagagaagaaacgcttagaagaagaacaggaaaagcagaggaaacaactggaggaggagaaacagcgTAAGAAAGTGGAACATGATaatgagaagaagagaagagaggagagacagcggaaagaggagcaggagaagaaaCAGGAGACCACCAGTAAAGGCAGGGTGGTGGTGACGGTGGCCCAGGTTTCAGGGTCCTCATCAGATTCTGACTCCTCTTCGCAGTCATCACAAACATCCTCATCTCCCGCCAGGCCACTAAAG AAGGCAGTCCCAGGACAAGCGGCAGAGGATGCGAAACAGACAAACCTGAAtaaaggagcagagaaacgaTACCTTTCAAAAAG AGAGGTGTCAGAGCCTAGTGCCGCCGCTGTAACGGAGGTGGAGCCAAACTCGGAGAGCACCATGGCCCAGCAGCCAGCCTCTGGGGCTGAGCCAGAGAACAACGAGGGCCAAGTGGAGGAG agcACCACTCCTAAGGCTTTCGCTGCTCGCAAGATATCCATAACCA GTAGCAAGACTTCCCCAGCCACCACAGacggaggagctggagagcctgAGACAGGAACTGCAGCGGGGAGGAAGAGGCGATGGGGCTCCAGCACGGCAGTCACTGCCAAGAAACCATCCATCAGCATTACCACAGACTCCCTTAAG TCCTTAATCCCAGACATCAAAATAAACCAGGACGCAGTGGTGGAGCTTCACCCAGAGGAGCTGCAGTTGTCTGGGGATGAGGAGAACATGGAGACCAGCCGGGATGACCCGGACAAAGGCCTCAAAATTCGACGCACCGTCACACAG GTCGTCCCAGGAGACAACCAGGAAAATGGACAGACaaatgaagaagaggatgaagaagaggtggAGCAAACAGACAAAGAGAAGCAGCGCAGGACTTCTAGAGACAAAAGGAAGAGCAGTCTTTCTGAGGAAGCCTCAGAAACACAGACATCTGTCAACCTTGACGAGGAGGCAAAGAAAG TCACTCCCAGCGACAGTCTTGTGCGTCGCTCCATAAGCCAGCAGAAGTCCGGTGTGTCCGTCACTATCGACGACCCCGTCCGCATGACCAGGCAGCCCTCGCCACCTCGTGGAAAAGTTTCCAACATCATCCATGTGACAAACCTG GTGCGACCTTTCACTCTGGGCCAGCTCAAAGAGCTGCTGAACCAGACGGGCAGCGTGGTCGAAGAGGGCTTCTGGATCGACAAGATCAAGTCTCATTGCTTTGTCACA TACGCTACAACAGAGGAGGCCGTCGCCACCAGAGTTGCCCTGCATGGCGTCAAATGGCCACAGAGCAATCCTAAGGTCCTGAATGTGGACTTCAGCGAGCAGGATGAG CTGGACTTTCACAAAGGTGTGCTGAGGCCAGACAGGGAAGAGGATCATGTTGCCCAGCCGGCTGTTCCTCAGAACCAGCTGCCCCCTCTGATGCCCGAGCGGGACCgagacagggacagggacagagatcgggacagggacagggacagggagcaACGAGACCGAGGTGTCAGAGATTTGTGGGCAGAGCGACAGAGGGAGATGGAACGCCGGGAAAAGGCTCGAGGTGAGCGGGAATGGGACCGGGATAAAGTCAGGGAATTTGCAAGACCGGGAGAGGACGGACACCGATCTagatccagagagagagagaggaggagaagggagcGAGGCAAGAGCAAGGAGAGAAAGACGGATAAGAAAG AAAAGGGAGATGAGCCTCCTGCTAAACTGTTAGATGACTTATTCCTCAAGACAAAAGCAGCTCCTTGTATATACTGGCTCCCGCTCACAGAGGAGCAG GCGGCGCAGAGGCTTCTAGACCGCACAGAGCGACAAAAGGAGCGTGAGCGAAAGCGCaaggagcaagaggaggaggacaagaaacgggaggaggagaagagggagcgACTTAAGGCTCGGGAGAAGGACAGCAGCGCCGCTGCAGGTGGTGGAGCAGCTGGGCGAGGAgctgatggagacagagagcgggACCGTGGccgagacagagagggagacaagaAGAACGACCGGCCAAGGCGGTCCCCACCGGGCGCTGGGAGCAGGCGGCGGTCACGTAGTCGTAGCAACCCCAGGGACAGACGCCGTTGA
- the acin1b gene encoding apoptotic chromatin condensation inducer 1b isoform X1 — MADEDITLDGKPLQSLRVADLKAALEQRNLPKSGPKNALIKRLKGALMLENLQKSSSSHSGLQPNSQIGEEMCQNSFIKQYLAKQQELLRQRLEREAQQDEEADESPAVAEEDEEHSDNDTSSYVSEKLRTIPSQPSLARHDERGGGGDADAMMGHSLGLTLHHQESPEAPGARMQRGTFHQGHKEPLAPSPPRAVASLSVRVLGQPDRQGLPPALPRAQEKEGTAPSEPGSAHPVLHLSRSAGGAAGSHVQEDSDEGDDGDDESDDDEDWGPGPGGVRKGNRAPALPQQLPPSVPRSKRKLQPPQHIPPPQVHHTPMQLRHPTPPPSPPPNLFSLPDTPKQSPPDLDQQEREGRGPRVGAFPPSGMQRQDSDSSSRSSSPEPPVKRRPGPLSLLVHKMESEGAFCGADDTSAAGMSGATATPSTTVAPPQRLEAKKQQEIREMEQERQLKEEREKERQQELEKERRKTLELEREKKRLEEEQEKQRKQLEEEKQRKKVEHDNEKKRREERQRKEEQEKKQETTSKGRVVVTVAQVSGSSSDSDSSSQSSQTSSSPARPLKKAVPGQAAEDAKQTNLNKGAEKRYLSKREVSEPSAAAVTEVEPNSESTMAQQPASGAEPENNEGQVEESTTPKAFAARKISITSSKTSPATTDGGAGEPETGTAAGRKRRWGSSTAVTAKKPSISITTDSLKSLIPDIKINQDAVVELHPEELQLSGDEENMETSRDDPDKGLKIRRTVTQVVPGDNQENGQTNEEEDEEEVEQTDKEKQRRTSRDKRKSSLSEEASETQTSVNLDEEAKKVTPSDSLVRRSISQQKSGVSVTIDDPVRMTRQPSPPRGKVSNIIHVTNLVRPFTLGQLKELLNQTGSVVEEGFWIDKIKSHCFVTYATTEEAVATRVALHGVKWPQSNPKVLNVDFSEQDELDFHKGVLRPDREEDHVAQPAVPQNQLPPLMPERDRDRDRDRDRDRDRDREQRDRGVRDLWAERQREMERREKARGEREWDRDKVREFARPGEDGHRSRSRERERRRRERGKSKERKTDKKEKGDEPPAKLLDDLFLKTKAAPCIYWLPLTEEQAAQRLLDRTERQKERERKRKEQEEEDKKREEEKRERLKAREKDSSAAAGGGAAGRGADGDRERDRGRDREGDKKNDRPRRSPPGAGSRRRSRSRSNPRDRRR; from the exons ATGGCGGACGAAGATATTACGCTTGATGGAAAACCTCTACAATCGCTCCGAGTAGCGGATTTGAAAGCCGCGCTGGAGCAAAGAAACCTCCCAAAAAGCGGGCCCAAAAACGCACTTATTAAGCGACTGAAAGGG GCTCTGATGTTGGAAAACCTACAGAAGTCATCCTCCTCCCACAGCGGCCTGCAGCCCAACTCTCAG ATTGGGGAAGAGATGTGCCAGAACAGCTTTATAAAACAATACCTGGCCAAGCAGCAGGAGCTCCTTCGGCAGAGACTGGAGAGAGAGGCCCAGCAGGACGAAGAGGCTGATG AAAGCCCAGCTGtagcagaggaggatgaagagcactCAGACAATGACACTTCTTCCTATGTCTCTGAAAAG CTTCGGACAATACCATCCCAGCCCTCACTGGCCAGACATGacgagagaggaggaggaggagacgctgATGCTATGATGGGCCATAGCCTTGGTCTTACCCTCCACCACCAGGAATCTCCTGAGGCTCCAGGAGCTAGGATGCAGCGAGGCACCTTTCACCAAGGACACAAGGAGCCGCTGGCCCCCTCTCCACCCCGTGCCGTTGCTTCCCTGTCCGTACGTGTCCTGGGACAGCCTGACCGTCAAGGGCTCCCTCCTGCTTTACCTCGAGCCCAGGAGAAGGAGGGCACTGCACCAAGTGAACCGGGATCGGCTCACCCGGTCCTCCACCTCAGCCGATCTGCTGGGGGTGCGGCAGGAAGTCATGTCCAGGAGGacagtgatgaaggtgatgatgggGATGAtgagagtgatgatgatgaggactgGGGGCCCGGTCCTGGCGGAGTACGAAAGGGAAACAGAGCACCTGCCCTGCCGCAGCAGTTGCCCCCTAGTGTCCCAAGATCCAAGCGCAAGCTTCAGCCTCCGCAGCACATTCCACCACCACAGGTACACCACACACCTATGCAGCTTCGCCACCCCactccacctccctctccacctcccaACCTGTTCTCCCTGCCTGACACTCCCAAACAGAGTCCACCAGATCTGGATCAACAAGAGAGAGAAGGTCGTGGCCCAAGGGTGGGCGCTTTCCCACCTTCTGGCATGCAGAGGCAAGACTCAGACTCCAGCTCCCGTTCCAGCAGTCCTGAGCCCCCTGTCAAGCGCAGGCCAGGGCCCCTTTCCCTGCTTGTACACAAGATGGAATCAGAGGGGGCATTTTGTGGAGCAGATGACACATCGGCTGCTGGTATGTCAGGGGCGACAGCAACACCTTCCACGACTGTGGCTCCACCGCAAAGACTGGAGGCAAAGAAGCAACAAGAGATCAGAGAGATGGAGCAAGAGAggcagctgaaggaggagagggagaaagaacgacagcaggagctggagaaggaaaggaggaaaacaCTAGAgctggaaagagagaagaaacgcttagaagaagaacaggaaaagcagaggaaacaactggaggaggagaaacagcgTAAGAAAGTGGAACATGATaatgagaagaagagaagagaggagagacagcggaaagaggagcaggagaagaaaCAGGAGACCACCAGTAAAGGCAGGGTGGTGGTGACGGTGGCCCAGGTTTCAGGGTCCTCATCAGATTCTGACTCCTCTTCGCAGTCATCACAAACATCCTCATCTCCCGCCAGGCCACTAAAG AAGGCAGTCCCAGGACAAGCGGCAGAGGATGCGAAACAGACAAACCTGAAtaaaggagcagagaaacgaTACCTTTCAAAAAG AGAGGTGTCAGAGCCTAGTGCCGCCGCTGTAACGGAGGTGGAGCCAAACTCGGAGAGCACCATGGCCCAGCAGCCAGCCTCTGGGGCTGAGCCAGAGAACAACGAGGGCCAAGTGGAGGAG agcACCACTCCTAAGGCTTTCGCTGCTCGCAAGATATCCATAACCA GTAGCAAGACTTCCCCAGCCACCACAGacggaggagctggagagcctgAGACAGGAACTGCAGCGGGGAGGAAGAGGCGATGGGGCTCCAGCACGGCAGTCACTGCCAAGAAACCATCCATCAGCATTACCACAGACTCCCTTAAG TCCTTAATCCCAGACATCAAAATAAACCAGGACGCAGTGGTGGAGCTTCACCCAGAGGAGCTGCAGTTGTCTGGGGATGAGGAGAACATGGAGACCAGCCGGGATGACCCGGACAAAGGCCTCAAAATTCGACGCACCGTCACACAG GTCGTCCCAGGAGACAACCAGGAAAATGGACAGACaaatgaagaagaggatgaagaagaggtggAGCAAACAGACAAAGAGAAGCAGCGCAGGACTTCTAGAGACAAAAGGAAGAGCAGTCTTTCTGAGGAAGCCTCAGAAACACAGACATCTGTCAACCTTGACGAGGAGGCAAAGAAAG TCACTCCCAGCGACAGTCTTGTGCGTCGCTCCATAAGCCAGCAGAAGTCCGGTGTGTCCGTCACTATCGACGACCCCGTCCGCATGACCAGGCAGCCCTCGCCACCTCGTGGAAAAGTTTCCAACATCATCCATGTGACAAACCTG GTGCGACCTTTCACTCTGGGCCAGCTCAAAGAGCTGCTGAACCAGACGGGCAGCGTGGTCGAAGAGGGCTTCTGGATCGACAAGATCAAGTCTCATTGCTTTGTCACA TACGCTACAACAGAGGAGGCCGTCGCCACCAGAGTTGCCCTGCATGGCGTCAAATGGCCACAGAGCAATCCTAAGGTCCTGAATGTGGACTTCAGCGAGCAGGATGAG CTGGACTTTCACAAAGGTGTGCTGAGGCCAGACAGGGAAGAGGATCATGTTGCCCAGCCGGCTGTTCCTCAGAACCAGCTGCCCCCTCTGATGCCCGAGCGGGACCgagacagggacagggacagagatcgggacagggacagggacagggagcaACGAGACCGAGGTGTCAGAGATTTGTGGGCAGAGCGACAGAGGGAGATGGAACGCCGGGAAAAGGCTCGAGGTGAGCGGGAATGGGACCGGGATAAAGTCAGGGAATTTGCAAGACCGGGAGAGGACGGACACCGATCTagatccagagagagagagaggaggagaagggagcGAGGCAAGAGCAAGGAGAGAAAGACGGATAAGAAAG AAAAGGGAGATGAGCCTCCTGCTAAACTGTTAGATGACTTATTCCTCAAGACAAAAGCAGCTCCTTGTATATACTGGCTCCCGCTCACAGAGGAGCAG GCGGCGCAGAGGCTTCTAGACCGCACAGAGCGACAAAAGGAGCGTGAGCGAAAGCGCaaggagcaagaggaggaggacaagaaacgggaggaggagaagagggagcgACTTAAGGCTCGGGAGAAGGACAGCAGCGCCGCTGCAGGTGGTGGAGCAGCTGGGCGAGGAgctgatggagacagagagcgggACCGTGGccgagacagagagggagacaagaAGAACGACCGGCCAAGGCGGTCCCCACCGGGCGCTGGGAGCAGGCGGCGGTCACGTAGTCGTAGCAACCCCAGGGACAGACGCCGTTGA